A single region of the Xiphophorus maculatus strain JP 163 A chromosome 3, X_maculatus-5.0-male, whole genome shotgun sequence genome encodes:
- the tp53inp1 gene encoding tumor protein p53-inducible nuclear protein 1 yields the protein MFQRFASTLFGDDGNEPSRGSQPGGGKQAEEEDEEDWILVNYLAEACSSHCGDGLSDSTIIPHEEEEEEEEEDLVMIPSPMASPAVRFPSCTSLNSTADGGAEDDEDGDEEEEEEEGGFLRLDACSLEESWFVTPPPCFTGHGGQPVLLETSPLENLLIEHPSMSVYAHHSPPRLARDPIPHHTLDREMDFLSGNTSANQTPAGGKEKARPTLEGPRHRPEVVQRRSTLHSTCYAAALTTKPGLLQQRPGNVTQRTQLLSRKALRRLNLLRPAKPGTLHFHLHQPTQRHLNF from the exons ATGTTCCAGAGGTTCGCCAGCACTCTGTTTGGAGACGACGGGAACGAGCCGAGTCGAGGCAGCCAGCCGGGAGGCGGCAAacaggcagaggaggaggatgaagaagatTGGATCTTAGTGAACTACCTGG ctgaagcTTGCTCTAGTCATTGTGGTGACGGCCTCTCTGACTCCACCATCAtccctcatgaagaagaggaggaggaggaagaggaagaccTGGTGATGATCCCTTCTCCGATGGCCAGCCCCGCTGTCCGCTTCCCCTCCTGCACCTCCCTCAACTCCACGGCCGACGGCGGTGCGGAGGACGATGAAGATggggacgaggaggaggaggaggaggaaggcggGTTCCTGCGTCTGGATGCCTGCTCTCTGGAGGAGAGCTGGTTCGTGACTCCTCCCCCCTGCTTCACCGGCCATGGCGGTCAGCCGGTTCTCCTGGAGACCAGCCCGCTGGAGAACCTGCTGATCGAACACCCGAGCATGTCCGTCTACGCCCACCACAGCCCGCCGCGACTGGCCCGAGACCCAATACCACACCACACGCTCGACCGGGAAATGGACTTCCTGTCTGGAAATACGTCTGCAAACCAAACGCCTGCAGGTGGAAAAGAGAAGGCAAGACCCACACTTGAAGGACCTCGACATAg ACCAGAGGTGGTGCAGCGCCGCTCCACCCTGCACTCTACCTGCTACGCTGCAGCGCTCACCACCAAACCCGGACTCCTGCAGCAGCGGCCGGGTAACGTCACCCAACGCACCCAGCTGCTGTCCCGCAAGGCCCTGCGACGCCTCAACCTGCTGCGCCCCGCGAAGCCCGGCACCCTCCACTTCCATCTGCACCAGCCCACCCAGAGGCACCTCAACTTCTGA
- the nagpa gene encoding N-acetylglucosamine-1-phosphodiester alpha-N-acetylglucosaminidase — translation MATERVKCCYSWLLLWLCIRASESRNTRRSLDDDLLQPYTQGHGPAHSHRHVRDCQALIYGNTTYESWPSRSRSRQPVVDANVFVTDVEKGTRWVLGHMTVVHDPLKTVSVLEPGGPGGCNMKHRVSVEDTAKAAGCLYAQNGGFFNTQSGGCLGNVVSSGRLVQDSGGLQNAQFGIRRDGTLVFGYLSQEDVLDESNPFVQLVSGVIWLLRNGTIYINESLQAECSETQETGSLKYFVDVVSARTAVGHDKEGRLILFQIDGQTNRRGMNLWQVAEFLKKNGVINAINLDGGGSSTYVVNGSLASYPSDHCTSDSRWRCSREVATVLCVHQRLCQPTNCSEHGECVDGRCQCEEGWQGAACDTLVCQPPTCGCHGFCTASGCICDAGWRGTNCSEACLPGFYGDGCTKTCSCFNNGSCDPVNGRCVCPPGFHGDTCEQACPLGFFGASCAQECQCDDLCPCDPQTGSCNTTLPVDTTNTLHRAGHCLAKQMLTSWRQEEESHREQPYLTERSWLITTLVLTCLLLASLIVSCHQVCRRSVTSRFPERQDYSYVPLRDINGAPSCSVKTRKGSLGVEDSDSQDEIWSPSHSGRS, via the exons ATGGCAACAGAGCGGGTGAAATGCTGTTATTCGTGGCTGCTGTTGTGGCTCTGCATCCGGGCGTCCGAGTCCAGAAACACCCG ACGCTCTCTGGACGATGACCTCCTCCAGCCTTACACACAGGGTCACGGCCCCGCCCACTCTCACCGCCACGTCCGGGATTGTCAGGCCCTCATTTATGGCAACACCACCTATGAGAGCTGGCCCTCCCGCAGCCGAAGCAGGCAGCCGGTTGTAGACGCTAACGTGTTTGTGACGGATGTGGAGAAAGGCACCAGATGGGTTCTTG GTCACATGACTGTGGTCCACGACCCCCTGAAGACGGTGTCTGTGTTGGAACCAGGAGGGCCGGGTGGCTGCAACATGAAGCACAGGGTGTCTGTGGAGGACACGGCTAAAGCTGCAGGGTGCCTTTATGCCCAAAATGGTGGTTTCTTCAACACACAGTCAGGGGGGTGTCTGGGGAACGTGGTGAGCAGTGGCAGGCTGGTGCAGGACAGCGGCGGGCTGCAAAACGCCCAGTTTGGAATAAGGAGGGATGGCACCCTGGTGTTTGG GTATCTGTCACAGGAAGATGTTTTAGATGAGTCCAACCCCTTTGTTCAGTTGGTCAGTGGAGTCATTTGGCTGCTGAGGAACGGCACGATATACATCAATGAGAGTCTGCAGGCGGAGTGCAGTGAGACCCAGGAGACAG GGTCATTGAAGTATTTTGTGGATGTGGTGTCGGCCAGAACCGCAGTGGGCCACGACAAAGAGGGAAGACTGATCCTCTTTCAAATTGATGGTCAAACAAACCGAAGagg GATGAATCTCTGGCAGGTAGCAGAGTTCCTGAAGAAAAACGGAGTAATCAATGCCATTAATTTGGATGGAGGCGGGTCTTCTACCTACGTGGTTAATGGCTCTCTGGCCAGCTACCCCTCTGATCACTG CACTTCCGAcagcaggtggcgctgcagCAGAGAAGTTGCCACTGTTCTGTGTGTTCATCAGCGTCTATGCCAGCCGACAAACTGCAGCGAACACGGTGAATGTGTTGACGGACGCTGCCAGTGTGAGGAGGGCTGGCAGGGTGCAGCCTGTGACACCCTGGTGTGTCAGCCCCCCACCTGCGGATGCCACGGTTTCTGCACAGCCA GTGGTTGTATCTGTGATGCTGGATGGAGAGGGACAAACTGCAGTGAAG cgtGCCTCCCAGGTTTCTACGGCGACGGCTGCACCAAAACCTGCTCTTGTTTTAACAACGGCTCCTGTGATCCTGTCAACGGTCGCTGTGTCTGCCCTcctggtttccatggtgacacTTGTGAACAAG CTTGTCCTTTGGGTTTCTTCGGTGCATCTTGCGCTCAGGAGTGTCAATGTGACGACTTGTGCCCATGTGACCcgcagacaggaagctgtaacACCACATTACCAGTAGACACCACTAACACCTTACACAGAG CTGGACACTGCCTGGCCAAGCAGATGCTTACATCCTGGagacaagaagaagaatctCACAGAGAGCAGCCTTATCTAACAGA GCGATCATGGCTGATCACCACTCTGGTCCTCACTTGTCTCCTGTTGGCCAGCCTGATCGTCTCATGTCACCAGGTGTGCCGCAGATCAGTGACATCGCGCTTCCCTGAGCGCCAGGACTACTCCTACGTCCCACTACGGGACATCAACGGAGCCCCTTCATGCTCCGTAAAAACTAGGAAGGGCAGCTTGGGAGTGGAGGACTCTGATTCCCAGGATGAAATCTGGTCTCCGTCACACTCAGGGAGGTCGTAG